ATTTGATCTTGTCTTACATgcctcattttcaaaatttctatatCTGCAAGCTGGTCAGAGGTATGAATCACTTCAGCTGAGTGCACCAAAACATTCACCTGAGTTGTACAAAAGCAACCACATTGTTATGTATTCATATAAGAagaatgatttaattttcaacagAGACGATAGGAGCAAGTATTATAGAAAATTCAATCCAAGTAATTGCCTCTCTCTGCAAGATTCATACCTAAGCCTTCAAAGTTGAGAGTTTCAAGTTCTAGCCCATGGGCTGTCCCCTATAGGATTCATTGTTGcattagtttaatttaaaatgaagcTGCTAGCTAAAGACTCATATTCTTTCACATATGAGCAATTCAAACTCAGATATTGCAACATATACCGAAAACTGTGAACAAAATCCTAAATGTAGTTAAAGACTAGGATAGAAAGCTTGATGATTCCAAAAATATGACATAAGCCACCAAATCTCCAATAAAAGCATTTCCCTAACGAACCACTTAGCAAGATATTGCAATATATACTAAATTTTTATACCGCGTCCGACATGTCAAAATGAAGCTTGGTCACTGAGTCTCCACGCCCAAGCTCTTCAACAAATCCATAAGCTATATATGTTTTTGGACCAAGGTCAGGCTTCAAAATGTTTGCAGGCAATTTTGCTGCCATGTTGAGGATGCCTGAGAAAGGATTCGTGTATTCCAAAAACGGCAAGGAACTGACAAATTCTGCACAATGGCGTGGTAGGAGCTCCTCAAAATGATTTGATGGGGGCCAATCTTTTAGTTTCAGAATCTGAGGCCAAGAGTTACTATGTACACAACCCTCTAAATATCCcatgaaaaatttatgaatGTTTAGTTCAACCTgcattttaaaatgtaattaatatcAATTGACAGAAACATAATGATACTCATTTAGAACACGTATATTTGATAATGATCATTAAAGCAAATAGCAAATCGAACAAAATTACCTCGCACAAGTCAAGACAATCAATTGCTCTCACATTAACGTTTGAAGAACCTTTCTTATTTGATACATCACGGAATGCACGCCACAGTACCATTGGCTCCCAACTTAAGCCAGAGGTTAATTCATGAACATTCCTAACAATCACTGGCTCTCCCTTAATCCAATGCCACTGAAAATGCTCTAGATCCCCCTGTTGTAAATCTTTGGCCAAAGGAGAATACAAGCGTTCCTTACTACCGTGTTCCTGTATTGCGTCATTCACAACACCAATCTCATTATCAAATAGACAAGAACAATGTCCTGTTAAGGTTCCAAGCCCATTGTCAAGTTTATGCAACTTAACCAATCTTTCAGCTTTGATTTTCAACATAGAAACCCAATTGGCTGGCAACATGCATTTCAACTCCAAGCACTTGTGTCCACAACCACCCAGTTTTTCCACTGGGCAGGGGATGTCACCATTTCCCTTTACTTGCCACTCAGATGGTAGCTTGACATGTTTCCTAGAGCTTGTCTTGTTCTTTTCCTTATCTAATGATAAAGGTTCCCCTCCATGTAAGTAAGCTTTCCCTCTGTCTAAATATCTTTGGACCATTTTATCTCCACCCCGCAAGCATTTACCCCGAATTTCCCAACAACAAGTGAGGCAAAGCTCATATGAACATTTTGGGCAGACTCTGTGGAGATCAACTATTGATGTTTTGCAATTATTGCTGCCATAAAATGAAACAGATAATACAAAGCTAATTTCAACAGAGACCAAAAACAATTCCAACATTCTTCTTATTATATTAAGAATGAAACCCACCAATACAAACGTTCGTAATCACTAGAAACAGCCCGAAGTAGTTCCATCTCTGATGACCTTAATCCTGCCGCAACATTCATCATTTgatattaacaatatttttgaattattggtGTCTTTGATTCAACTCAAATAATCAGTTAACCCCAACATTTCATACCTTGGATCTTGGCTTGTAGCtctatttccttcatttgctcCTCATTAAATTGTTTCAGGAAAGGATACAACAAGGAGATTAGATACTTGAAGTGTttaattctttcttctttattcaATGGCAGTCCAGAGTTTTTGACATCCTATTAGAATGTGTAAGAACCCACTGGTagtcattaaaataaaaatcacaaaatagaAGCAAGAGTGCATTTGACATATTAGACTTGTGTGACTCAATCCTGTTAGATTCAGCCTGAAAAGTTTGATGTGCACAAGTTGTATTCGTATAGGACTATGCAAGAGTTCATTTGACATGTTAAACTTGTGTGACTCAATCTTGTTTGATCCAGCCTGAAAAGTTCAATGTGCACAAATTGTATTCGTATAGGACTATACTTCTTCTATTAGACGGGTTGTTTGTCCCTTAAAAACTGAACATAGCCACAAATCTATTGTATTGTTACTTTTCAATATTAGTGAATTTTTCCCATTTTCCAGGTAAAATctgcatattttttatttttcttctttattagtTTGCGATCGTTTCTACTGTTATTATAGACTTTTTCCAtgcatttatttaataataaaatattaaaattttccactTAATCGTTTCAGGTTGATTCTATAGCTTGAAAGAACATAATTAAATAGCAAACTACGAATATTAACCTTCATGAGTTGGTCCGAACGCAAACATGATTTACAGTTGCAAATTTTACGGCAAAATGGGCAGGACCCAGCTATGGCTTTCTCTGGAAACCGCGGGTACCTATATTCGAATCTCTTCATTAGTGACAATAAACACTGAATTaagactttttttttgtttgccaTTAAAACGttgctttaaaaaaaaagatggaagATTTGAGTACCATTTTTTTATGCATGAATCACAGTAGCGTTTACGTTGACACTTGCGGCAGAACTGCACTCGGCTTTTGAGCTGATGGCACTGATGGCAATAACCACCACCCTACTTTCCA
The nucleotide sequence above comes from Gossypium raimondii isolate GPD5lz chromosome 13, ASM2569854v1, whole genome shotgun sequence. Encoded proteins:
- the LOC105784286 gene encoding lysine-specific demethylase JMJ26-like — its product is MEVAGGGYCHQCHQLKSRVQFCRKCQRKRYCDSCIKKWYPRFPEKAIAGSCPFCRKICNCKSCLRSDQLMKDVKNSGLPLNKEERIKHFKYLISLLYPFLKQFNEEQMKEIELQAKIQGLRSSEMELLRAVSSDYERLYCNNCKTSIVDLHRVCPKCSYELCLTCCWEIRGKCLRGGDKMVQRYLDRGKAYLHGGEPLSLDKEKNKTSSRKHVKLPSEWQVKGNGDIPCPVEKLGGCGHKCLELKCMLPANWVSMLKIKAERLVKLHKLDNGLGTLTGHCSCLFDNEIGVVNDAIQEHGSKERLYSPLAKDLQQGDLEHFQWHWIKGEPVIVRNVHELTSGLSWEPMVLWRAFRDVSNKKGSSNVNVRAIDCLDLCEVELNIHKFFMGYLEGCVHSNSWPQILKLKDWPPSNHFEELLPRHCAEFVSSLPFLEYTNPFSGILNMAAKLPANILKPDLGPKTYIAYGFVEELGRGDSVTKLHFDMSDAVNVLVHSAEVIHTSDQLADIEILKMRHVRQDQMELYGNYRDSNLPLEEQVGMDFWPKHLKMIGITSKKEVNPCQCSDSTTKLLMKTLGFQNEENSKLDKESNGRIKEAHISDTSFSNMHFPNGWDEDSCLLMKGQVDADVMVKVVKSPKRKSRTRKKKVKSCQTSLLVQNKEELEVGESNRKIYKTHSDKAIDACLTNEASGGGALWDIFRRQDVPKLEEYLRKHHREFRHVYCSPVDQVVHPIHDQTFYLNMHHKRKLKEEFGVEPWTIIQKLGEAIFIPAGCPHQVRNLKSCTKVALDFVSPENIHECIRLTEEFRVLPHEHRSKEDKLEVKKMMLHALKYAVEELEKLTA